The following are encoded in a window of Fusarium verticillioides 7600 chromosome 6, whole genome shotgun sequence genomic DNA:
- a CDS encoding enoyl-CoA hydratase, with the protein MPDTEPQAVQVSQTSDGITTITLSRPHRKNAIDGPTARKLTDAVLAFENDATQKVCIIYGAHGTFCAGFDLHEVAKWNPAQGTDNYLGPIIDPNHRVEDRNIGPIGPSRMQVNKPVISAVAGYAVAGGLELSLIGDMRIAEEDAVFGVFCRRFGVPLIDGGTVRLQAIIGLGRAMDMILTGRPVSAQEALQFGLANRVVPKGQALVEATKIAKQLLTFPQECMNVDRASCYYSVYSASSFQDALRNEFENGVKVINTESVKGAANFSSGAGRHGVFETAKF; encoded by the coding sequence ATGCCTGATACCGAGCCTCAAGCGGTTCAAGTCTCCCAGACCTCTGATGGAATCACAACCATCACTCTTTCACGGCCTCATCGCAAAAATGCCATAGACGGACCTACAGCCAGAAAGCTCACCGACGCTGTTCTGGCATTTGAGAACGACGCCACGCAAAAGGTCTGCATCATCTACGGTGCACACGGTACTTTCTGCGCAGGCTTCGATCTCCATGAAGTCGCCAAATGGAATCCCGCGCAGGGAACAGATAACTATCTCGGACCAATCATCGACCCAAATCACAGGGTTGAAGACCGCAATATCGGCCCCATCGGACCATCGAGAATGCAGGTAAATAAGCCTGTGATCAGCGCCGTGGCTGGCTACGCTGTCGCCGGAGGCTTGGAGCTCTCGCTCATAGGCGACATGCGGATTGCCGAGGAAGACGCCGTCTTTGGTGTGTTTTGCCGAAGATTTGGCGTTCCCCTCATCGATGGCGGTACAGTTCGGCTACAGGCCATCATCGGCCTTGGCCGAGCGATGGATATGATTCTCACTGGAAGGCCAGTCTCGGCACAGGAGGCGTTGCAGTTTGGACTCGCGAACCGCGTTGTGCCCAAGGGACAGGCGTTGGTGGAGGCGACCAAGATTGCGAAGCAGCTTCTCACGTTTCCGCAGGAATGCATGAATGTGGACAGGGCTAGTTGTTACTACTCCGTTTATAGCGCATCGTCGTTTCAGGATGCGTTGAGGAatgagtttgagaatggagtcAAGGTCATTAATACTGAGAGTGTGAAGGGCGCGGCGAATTTCAGTAGTGGAGCTGGACGACATGGCGTTTTTGAGACAGCCAAGTTTTAG
- a CDS encoding CMGC/SRPK protein kinase: protein MSSFLRKISWTGRAWRPLVFSNPSFQRISLEERIEEERFHDYVASRYYPVKIGEVLYDRYQVVGKLGFGASSTVWLGRDLDGRRHVALKLFINNQSMRQQLDNELEMYKRISASSSKHPGRSAVRELLDSFDVVGPDGSHRCLVHPPLWESMWTFLNRNPVRRLPPVVLAVTLRRLFLALDYLHTECNVIHTDIKGDNIMFGIYDDSVFTTFEEEEISDPTPRKEVDGRTIYISRELRKPKDYGAPVLCDFGSAVTGNVEHCEDIQPDIYRAPEVILEAPWSYKVDIWNAGCMIWDIFEGRHMFTGHDPEFQKYRSRAHLAEIIALLGQPPTKVLQAGKASHKFFTDTGDFRKDIELPDRTSLAEQEVSLEGERKEMFLAMMNRMLQWDPANRASAKELAEDPWIMAYL from the exons ATGTCTTCGTTTCTACGGAAAATATCTTGGACTGGCCGGGCATGGAGACCCCTCGTCTTCTCGAATCCCAGTTTCCAAAGAATTTCTCTCGAGGAAAGGATAGAAGAAGAGCGTTTCCATGACTACGTCGCGTCTCGCTACTATCCCGTCAAGATTGGGGAAGTCCTGTACGACCGCTACCAGGTGGTCGGGAAGTTAGGCTTCGGAGCTAGCTCGACCGTTTGGCTGGGGCGTGACCTGGA TGGACGTCGACATGTCGCGCTaaagctcttcatcaataATCAGTCTATGAGACAACAGCTGGATAATGAGCTCGAAATGTACAAGCGcatctctgcctcttcatcaaagcACCCTGGTCGCAGCGCGGTCAGAGAACTGCTTGACTCGTTCGACGTTGTTGGGCCTGATGGATCTCACCGATGCCTTGTTCATCCTCCCCTTTGGGAGAGCATGTGGACATTCCTGAACCGCAATCCAGTAAGAAGGCTTCCTCCTGTGGTCCTCGCTGTCACCCTGCGTCGGCTTTTTTTGGCACTCGATTATCTCCATACAGAGTGCAACGTAATACATACAG ATATCAAAGGAGACAATATCATGTTCGGTATTTATGACGACTCAGTATTCACAACtttcgaggaggaggagatcagTGATCCAACTCCACGAAAGGAGGTAGACGGCAGAACCATATACATATCACGAGAACTTCGAAAGCCCAAGGACTATGGCGCGCCAGTTCTATGCGACTTTGGTTCAGCTGTTACAGGTAATGTAGAGCATTGCGAAGATATCCAACCAGACATTTACAGAGCTCCGGAGGTCATCCTTGAAGCCCCGTGGTCATACAAGGTGGACATATGGAACGCAGGATGCATG ATTTGGGATATCTTTGAGGGCCGGCATATGTTTACAGGACATGACCCCGAGTTCCAGAAATACCGCAGCAGAGCACATCTCGCCGAAATCATCGCGCTCCTCGGTCAGCCTCCAACCAAAGTCCTTCAAGCCGGCAAAGCTAGCCACAAGTTCTTCACAGACACCG GTGACTTCCGTAAGGATATAGAGCTTCCTGACAGAACTTCACTTGCAGAGCAAGAAGTCAGTCTTGAAGGGGAGCGAAAGGAGATGTTTCtagccatgatgaacagGATGCTTCAGTGGGATCCTGCTAACAGAGCATCGGCGAAAGAGCTTGCTGAAGATCCGTGGATAATGGCATATTTGTAG